GTCGGCGCCGCAGACGTTCGCCGTACTGATCCCCAAGGGCACGCGCGTGTCTCCGGACGGCGTAACGATGTTTGCCACGACGGCCGCGGTGACGGTCGCCGCCGGAAATACGTCCGTCGACGTGACGGCCGCCTGCGAAACGGACGGCGAGATCGGCAACGGATACGTGCCGGGGCAGATCGGGCGCATGGTCGATCCGGTTCCGTACGTGGCCGGCGCGTCGAATACAAGCGTCGCTCTCGGCGGCAGCGATGTCGAGAGCGATGACTCGCTGCGCGAACGCATCCATCTGGCGCCGGAGTCGTTCAGCGTGGCCGGCAGCGAGGGCGCGTATATCTATTGGGCGAAGACGGCGCACCAGGACATCGCCGACGTGTCGGTCGTCGCGCCGCCGAGCGAGCCGGGGCACGTCTACATTTATCCGCTGCTGACGGGCGGCGCGCTGCCGTCGGGCGAAATTATCCAGCTGGTGGCGAAGACGTGCGGTTCCGAACGAGTGCGCCCGCTCACCGACGTGGTTCACGTACAGGCGCCGCAGACGAAAGCCTACGGCGTGAATCTAAAGTATTACGTCGCCGGCCGGAACGCCGCGCTGAGCGCGGAGATCAAACGCGCGGCGGAAACCGCCGTCGCGGATTACGTCGCGTGGCAGCGCGCCGCGCTGGGGCGCGACGTTAACCCCTCGGAGCTGATCCGCCGCGTCATGGCGGCGGGGGCGCTGCGCGTGGAGGTGACGTCGCCGGTGCATACCGTGCTGACGCCGTTGCAGGTGGCCGTATTGTCGGGCGACCCCGTGATCGCGTTCGGAGGGTTCGAAGATGGCTAAAGCCTTGGACGAACTGTCGTTGCTCGACGTGGTGCCGGCGTCGATCACGGCGGATCGTCAGGTCGCCGCCGCGGCAACGGCGATCGACCCCGAACTGCGGGCGGTATCAGGCGGGACGGCTCTGCTGCCGATCCTGTCGCGCCTGGACGAGCTGCCGGAAGCGTGGCTTGATCTGCTGGCGTGGCAGTGGCACGCGGACGCTTACGACGAAGCTTTGACGCTCGAACAGAAGCTCCGCATCGTCGAACGAACTTTTCTCGTGCACCGCTACAAAGGCACGTTCTTCGCCGTAAAACAGGTGCTCGAAGGCCTGGGTTACGAGTCGGAGCTGATCGAGGACACCGGGCAGCACCATGTTTTCGACGTGATGATCCGGCTAGAGGCGGGGGGCGATATCGGAGCCATCTCGGAGCGCGCCGCACGTTACGTCGATTCGGCGAAGCCGGCGAGCCGCCATCTGCGCCGCGTCATAAATCACGCCGAAACGGGCGGTTCGATCGCGCCCGGAATGGCCGTGATGGCCGGCGCGGTCGTCGAAGTGTGGCCGCTGACGTCGACCGAAGCGGAAACTTCGGGGCGGCTCGACGTTGCGGCGGCGATGGAAGCGATTGCGACGGTCGAGATCCGTCCTTGCGAATAAAGGAGAATGAACATGCCTACTTATGGAAGTGTATTGACCGTTACCGGCGCGGCGCAGATCGCCAACAGCCAGATCACCGGCGTCGCCCCCGTCTGGACCGCGATGGGCGTGGGCGACGGCGGCGGGCACGTCGTCACGCCGAGCGCCGAGCGGACGGCGCTGGTGCGCGAGGTGTACCGCGGGCAGATTAACACGCTCTACCGCGCCGGCGACGACGAAACGCAGATCGTCGCGGAGCTGGTCATTCAGCCTCAGACGGGCGGCTGGACGCTGCGCGAGGTCGGCATTTACGACGCCGACGGGAATCTGGTCGTCTACGGCTCGTTGCCCGAGATGGTCAAGCCCGTGCTCGCCGAGGGCAGCGGCGTTACAACGGTGATCCGTGCCCGCGTGGCGGTCGGCTCCAACGGGAACGTGACGCTGAAGATCGATCCAAGCATAG
This genomic stretch from Pyramidobacter piscolens W5455 harbors:
- a CDS encoding baseplate J/gp47 family protein → MSSDLAALPHVRFVDGDAADVERNVITGYERLSGRSLAKGDPIRLFLESVAAVIVQQRELIDWAAKQNLLAYASGNYLDHLGALLGVTRLPARAAVCTVRFALSAPQTFAVLIPKGTRVSPDGVTMFATTAAVTVAAGNTSVDVTAACETDGEIGNGYVPGQIGRMVDPVPYVAGASNTSVALGGSDVESDDSLRERIHLAPESFSVAGSEGAYIYWAKTAHQDIADVSVVAPPSEPGHVYIYPLLTGGALPSGEIIQLVAKTCGSERVRPLTDVVHVQAPQTKAYGVNLKYYVAGRNAALSAEIKRAAETAVADYVAWQRAALGRDVNPSELIRRVMAAGALRVEVTSPVHTVLTPLQVAVLSGDPVIAFGGFEDG
- a CDS encoding phage tail protein I, with protein sequence MAKALDELSLLDVVPASITADRQVAAAATAIDPELRAVSGGTALLPILSRLDELPEAWLDLLAWQWHADAYDEALTLEQKLRIVERTFLVHRYKGTFFAVKQVLEGLGYESELIEDTGQHHVFDVMIRLEAGGDIGAISERAARYVDSAKPASRHLRRVINHAETGGSIAPGMAVMAGAVVEVWPLTSTEAETSGRLDVAAAMEAIATVEIRPCE